A portion of the Candidatus Zixiibacteriota bacterium genome contains these proteins:
- a CDS encoding GWxTD domain-containing protein: MTRLLTAMLLLGALLGTAVTPARCEGIEDINLDRSKFFMDHAVFADTGGANRLEVYYKVFNDGLNYVKKGDKYIANYEINVIVLGEHDLQVTGRSVERTYVLDSYELTKSDEGFLINQLVLPIPPGNYQLVCKLIDHNSNDVQTIEGNVVSHPYRLGRDLSDIQFIQEFNAIDPSSPFNKHGLAAVPAVERAIDAEEQKLGFYLEIYAADFLGQQVNLHYEVKAKRAEFNTEKDNPITIDTTVMGIQQFIDLHDLVPGDYSLKVKLEADGETVSEREVRFHIKWSLHSLLRNDFGYAVTQLKYVIQKDERKKLEQTPDSLREQAFEEWWKSKDPTPGTPENEFRDEYYRRIRYSNQYYSTVNREGWQTDRGSIYIRYGAPDDIDNHPFELGSKPYQVWYYFTQRRTFVFEDSRGDGDYQLQYPYDGDWRSRGTLGP; encoded by the coding sequence ATGACCAGACTATTGACCGCCATGCTTCTCCTCGGCGCGTTGCTCGGGACCGCCGTGACGCCGGCCCGGTGTGAGGGAATCGAGGATATCAATCTCGACCGTTCCAAGTTCTTCATGGACCACGCCGTCTTCGCCGACACCGGCGGCGCAAACCGGCTTGAAGTCTACTACAAGGTTTTCAACGACGGCCTCAATTACGTCAAGAAGGGCGACAAGTACATCGCCAACTATGAGATCAACGTCATCGTACTCGGCGAGCACGATCTGCAGGTCACCGGTCGCTCGGTGGAACGCACCTACGTCCTCGACAGCTATGAACTGACCAAATCCGATGAGGGCTTCTTGATCAACCAACTGGTTCTGCCGATTCCGCCGGGCAATTACCAGTTGGTCTGCAAACTGATCGACCACAACTCCAACGACGTCCAGACGATCGAGGGCAACGTTGTGAGCCATCCCTATCGGCTGGGACGCGACCTCTCGGATATTCAATTCATCCAGGAATTCAACGCGATTGATCCCAGTTCGCCCTTCAACAAGCACGGTCTGGCTGCCGTGCCGGCCGTCGAGCGCGCCATTGATGCGGAGGAACAGAAGCTGGGCTTCTATCTGGAGATTTATGCCGCTGATTTTCTCGGTCAGCAGGTCAATTTGCACTACGAAGTCAAAGCCAAACGCGCGGAATTCAATACCGAGAAGGACAATCCGATCACGATTGATACGACCGTCATGGGGATCCAGCAATTCATCGACTTGCACGACCTCGTGCCCGGCGATTACAGCCTCAAGGTGAAGTTGGAAGCCGATGGCGAAACCGTTTCGGAACGCGAAGTGCGTTTCCACATCAAATGGTCGCTGCACTCGCTGCTGCGCAATGACTTTGGCTACGCTGTGACACAGCTCAAGTACGTCATTCAGAAGGACGAGCGCAAAAAGCTCGAGCAAACCCCCGATTCTCTGCGCGAGCAAGCCTTTGAGGAATGGTGGAAGTCCAAAGACCCGACCCCCGGCACGCCCGAGAACGAATTTCGGGATGAGTACTACCGGCGCATTCGCTATTCCAACCAGTACTACTCGACCGTCAATCGGGAAGGCTGGCAGACCGACCGCGGCTCGATCTATATCCGATACGGCGCGCCGGATGACATCGACAACCATCCGTTCGAGCTGGGCAGTAAACCGTACCAGGTCTGGTACTACTTCACCCAGCGGCGAACTTTCGTTTTTGAAGATTCTCGCGGCGATGGCGATTACCAGTTGCAGTATCCGTATGACGGCGACTGGCGCAGTCGCGGCACACTCGGCCCGTAG
- a CDS encoding GWxTD domain-containing protein has product MKCFLWAFWLLLAAASLQAQSPSDPIRVWADGSSYAYFQDSSRSYVEVYCAVRRADFQFEVDSAYYTALALLYVEARDHHGVVVDSSSKLIPMGVKFLEDAYKKDVRIFEILPLLLPGGNYNIKVTAVDYKTKRSGLATFEIAVRDFSTKNFMMSDLELAYAIDTLQVDSPGFDPLSSLIKANRLILPNPNRYFSNDDSLLYFYAELYNLAPGSGEGGDFEVKVTLRDNYGYDVREYPARRRHKPGTTAVLMDMINIAGITGGSYEVNVTVEDLATSNKSNATKEFLVIYNFDQLAPTQIIEGQFTQADADLMESVIKYITTKEEKSLYRDLDLEGKKNFLAQFWERKNPAPGSKVNVFKNEIFRRFAYANQYYSTSLVNRTDGWKTDRGRIYITYGQPDNVERNPSSMGQKPFEKWYYDRLPDQAGGDYCLFVDLDGYGNYRLVHATIKGEIQNPEWEENLEKEQIR; this is encoded by the coding sequence ATGAAATGTTTTCTGTGGGCATTTTGGCTACTGCTGGCGGCGGCTTCGCTCCAGGCTCAATCGCCGTCCGATCCCATCCGCGTCTGGGCCGATGGGAGTTCTTATGCTTACTTCCAGGACAGCTCGCGCAGCTACGTCGAAGTTTATTGCGCCGTGCGCCGCGCCGACTTCCAATTTGAGGTCGACAGCGCCTATTACACCGCTCTGGCTCTGCTCTATGTCGAGGCGCGCGATCATCATGGCGTCGTGGTTGACTCCAGCTCGAAATTGATCCCGATGGGCGTCAAATTTCTGGAGGACGCCTACAAGAAGGACGTGCGCATCTTCGAGATTCTGCCGCTGCTCCTGCCGGGTGGCAACTACAACATCAAAGTGACGGCGGTCGATTACAAGACGAAGCGCAGCGGGCTGGCGACGTTCGAAATCGCGGTGCGGGATTTTTCCACCAAGAATTTCATGATGTCCGACCTCGAATTGGCTTACGCGATCGACACCCTGCAGGTCGACTCGCCCGGCTTCGACCCGCTCTCGTCGTTGATCAAGGCCAATCGCCTGATTCTTCCCAACCCGAACCGCTACTTCTCCAACGATGATTCCTTGCTCTACTTCTATGCCGAACTTTACAACTTGGCGCCCGGGAGCGGCGAAGGCGGCGACTTTGAAGTCAAAGTCACGCTGCGCGACAACTACGGTTATGATGTCCGCGAATATCCGGCACGCCGGCGACACAAGCCCGGCACCACCGCCGTCCTGATGGATATGATCAATATCGCCGGTATTACCGGTGGATCGTACGAGGTCAACGTCACTGTCGAAGACCTGGCGACCAGCAACAAATCCAACGCAACCAAAGAATTCCTGGTCATCTACAATTTTGACCAGCTGGCTCCGACGCAGATTATTGAAGGGCAATTTACGCAGGCCGACGCCGACCTGATGGAAAGTGTCATCAAGTATATCACCACCAAGGAAGAGAAATCACTCTATCGGGATCTCGATCTCGAAGGCAAGAAGAACTTCCTGGCGCAATTCTGGGAACGCAAGAACCCTGCACCCGGCTCCAAGGTCAACGTCTTCAAGAACGAGATCTTTCGCCGCTTCGCCTATGCCAACCAATACTACTCGACGTCGTTGGTCAATCGCACCGATGGCTGGAAAACCGACCGCGGCCGCATCTACATCACCTACGGCCAGCCGGATAACGTCGAACGCAATCCCTCCTCGATGGGGCAAAAGCCCTTCGAGAAGTGGTACTACGACCGCCTTCCGGACCAGGCCGGCGGCGACTACTGTCTCTTCGTCGATCTCGACGGTTATGGCAACTACCGGCTCGTTCATGCGACGATCAAGGGCGAGATTCAGAATCCGGAATGGGAAGAAAATCTCGAGAAAGAGCAGATTCGTTAA